The Achromobacter deleyi genome has a window encoding:
- a CDS encoding helix-turn-helix domain-containing protein, whose product MPHTALSKMVLPVEREVEAAVQGQRALAAYLATRFETQSIQILDDQNQAHNVELPTSALRLLVDILAELADGNAVQVVPIHAELTTQEAADLLNVSRPHIVKLLEEGLLPFHRTGKHRRVRFADLMQFKAERERASEQAMEELARQAQELAMGYE is encoded by the coding sequence ATGCCTCACACCGCGCTGTCCAAAATGGTGCTGCCCGTCGAGCGCGAGGTAGAAGCGGCTGTGCAAGGCCAACGCGCCTTGGCGGCCTACCTTGCAACCAGGTTCGAGACTCAAAGCATCCAGATTCTTGACGACCAGAACCAGGCCCACAACGTGGAGTTGCCCACCTCGGCGCTGCGCCTGCTGGTGGATATCCTGGCGGAACTCGCCGACGGCAACGCCGTCCAGGTCGTCCCGATCCATGCCGAGCTGACAACCCAGGAAGCCGCTGATCTTCTCAACGTTTCGCGGCCCCATATCGTCAAGCTGCTGGAAGAGGGCCTGCTCCCATTCCACCGAACCGGCAAGCACCGCCGCGTGCGCTTCGCCGACCTGATGCAGTTCAAGGCTGAACGCGAGCGCGCCAGCGAGCAAGCCATGGAAGAACTTGCCAGGCAGGCCCAGGAACTGGCCATGGGGTATGAGTGA
- a CDS encoding PIN domain-containing protein, producing the protein MRHSPFTAVYDACVLYPAPLRDFLMWLGLSGRFRARWSPQIHDEWKRNLLSNRGDLTSEQLDRTSALMDRAIPDGLVTGHETLIAGLSLPDPDDRHVLAAAIRCSASVIVTFNQKDFPAAALDPYGIEAQHPDEFVENLFDLDQAAVVSAAQRQRAQLKNPTMDVNRYLDVLLRQGLVQTVKALSTYQAIL; encoded by the coding sequence GTGAGGCATTCGCCGTTCACCGCCGTCTACGACGCCTGCGTCCTGTATCCCGCACCTCTGCGCGATTTCCTGATGTGGCTCGGGCTGTCGGGAAGGTTTCGCGCGCGATGGAGTCCGCAGATCCACGATGAATGGAAACGCAATCTGCTAAGCAACCGAGGCGACCTTACGTCCGAGCAACTGGACCGCACTTCCGCCTTGATGGACCGGGCAATTCCAGATGGCTTGGTTACCGGCCACGAGACTCTCATCGCCGGGCTGAGTCTGCCGGATCCCGATGATCGCCACGTACTGGCCGCGGCAATCCGCTGCAGCGCGAGCGTGATCGTCACGTTCAACCAAAAGGATTTTCCGGCCGCTGCGCTCGACCCCTACGGCATCGAAGCGCAGCACCCGGACGAGTTCGTCGAAAACCTGTTCGATCTGGACCAGGCTGCAGTCGTCTCCGCCGCCCAGCGCCAGCGCGCACAACTCAAGAATCCGACAATGGATGTGAATCGTTATCTGGACGTGCTTCTGCGACAGGGACTGGTTCAGACTGTCAAAGCACTGAGTACCTATCAGGCTATTTTGTGA
- a CDS encoding methyltransferase translates to MHSDLSHPMQRYWNLAAAPIQATALDAALDLGVLDHLTEPASAAEVAGALGLRAPQTAHLLDMLWSLDLLHRMEGDPPRYLCQPHARQHFCQGQPGYCADAWRYRRRSLAHFSEQLAGLLSLDGPAPDPYVQTNAKGWADAARVQIGQEQRAVAVAAARVAIGCVPGAGQARRILDLGGGPGLIGIDLVRGNPEATGVVFDWPETAAVAQENIVQAGLAGRMTVLGGDLARDPIGAGYDLIWCSSVLHFVPDAAAALRKMHEALAPGGLLVMAHAEIAADACAAARVLPFYLPMLLLGRRVTRQGELQRMLQDCGYAEVRGFDSGRFPMAPLHVLAARKPAQRNEAGAFGLKPRDLCGVTK, encoded by the coding sequence ATGCATTCAGACCTCTCCCACCCCATGCAACGCTACTGGAATCTGGCTGCCGCGCCGATCCAGGCCACGGCGCTGGACGCCGCCCTGGACCTGGGCGTGCTGGACCATTTGACCGAACCCGCCAGTGCCGCCGAGGTGGCCGGTGCCTTGGGCCTGCGCGCCCCGCAGACCGCGCACCTGCTGGACATGCTGTGGAGCCTGGACCTGCTGCACCGCATGGAAGGCGACCCGCCGCGATACCTGTGCCAGCCGCATGCGCGCCAGCACTTTTGCCAGGGGCAGCCCGGCTACTGCGCGGATGCGTGGCGATACCGGCGCCGTTCGCTGGCGCATTTCAGCGAACAGCTGGCCGGGCTGCTGAGCCTGGACGGGCCGGCGCCCGATCCCTATGTGCAGACCAATGCGAAGGGATGGGCCGACGCGGCCCGCGTGCAGATCGGCCAGGAACAGCGCGCCGTCGCGGTGGCCGCGGCCCGCGTAGCGATCGGCTGCGTGCCGGGCGCGGGGCAGGCCCGGCGCATCCTGGACCTGGGCGGCGGCCCCGGACTCATCGGAATCGACCTGGTGCGCGGCAACCCCGAAGCCACGGGCGTGGTGTTCGACTGGCCTGAAACCGCCGCGGTGGCGCAAGAGAACATCGTCCAGGCCGGATTGGCCGGCCGGATGACGGTGCTGGGCGGAGATCTCGCGCGCGACCCCATCGGGGCCGGCTATGACCTGATCTGGTGCTCTTCGGTGCTGCACTTCGTGCCGGACGCCGCCGCCGCCCTGCGCAAGATGCACGAGGCGCTGGCCCCGGGCGGACTGCTGGTGATGGCCCACGCCGAAATCGCCGCCGATGCCTGCGCCGCCGCCCGCGTGCTGCCCTTTTACCTGCCGATGCTGCTGCTGGGCCGGCGCGTGACCCGCCAGGGCGAATTGCAGAGGATGCTGCAGGATTGCGGCTACGCCGAAGTGCGCGGCTTTGACTCCGGACGTTTCCCCATGGCTCCGCTGCATGTGCTGGCCGCCCGCAAGCCTGCGCAGCGCAATGAGGCGGGCGCTTTCGGCCTGAAACCCAGGGACTTATGCGGCGTCACAAAATAG
- a CDS encoding helix-turn-helix domain-containing protein, producing MPTRVSSTLAQARSGARPGWQRHALPQDLGDCHADRLDLDDGLTLVHSQYTPARDLIEESAAGQGARTLVITLAMQGASAYRGADGSGLDFRGGHTTVTAFQRSPGERRYLGGAAVSQLRLLVDERILRRYAGDERADGLLGGGRLRCLAQGRSTPDLAAAAVELAGSADPLDAHIRALTLLARQLRCLAPAPQDGRLSQADIARLEAARALMQEQMDRELTVQYLCLATGLNEFKLKEGFRQLYGNSPHRLLTELRMRRAWELLESGCQVAQAAYRVGYRHPANFSAAFTRFHGRAPKSVFGKRR from the coding sequence ATGCCCACGCGCGTTTCATCCACGCTTGCCCAGGCGCGCAGCGGCGCCCGCCCGGGATGGCAGCGCCATGCCTTGCCGCAAGACCTGGGCGACTGCCATGCCGACCGGCTGGATCTGGACGATGGGCTGACGCTGGTGCATTCGCAGTACACGCCGGCGCGCGACCTGATCGAAGAGAGCGCGGCCGGGCAGGGCGCGCGCACGCTGGTCATTACGCTGGCGATGCAGGGCGCGTCGGCCTATCGGGGCGCCGACGGATCGGGGCTGGACTTTCGTGGCGGCCACACCACCGTGACCGCATTCCAGCGCAGCCCGGGAGAGCGCCGCTACCTGGGCGGCGCCGCGGTGTCGCAATTGCGCCTGCTGGTGGACGAACGCATCTTGCGCCGCTACGCGGGCGATGAGCGCGCCGATGGCTTGCTGGGCGGGGGGCGGCTGCGTTGCCTGGCGCAGGGGCGCTCCACGCCGGACCTGGCCGCCGCCGCCGTCGAACTGGCCGGAAGCGCCGATCCGCTGGACGCGCACATCCGGGCGCTGACCCTGCTGGCGCGTCAGTTGCGGTGCCTGGCGCCCGCGCCGCAAGACGGCCGCCTCAGCCAGGCCGACATCGCGCGGCTGGAAGCGGCGCGCGCCTTGATGCAGGAGCAGATGGACCGCGAGCTGACCGTGCAGTACCTGTGCCTGGCCACCGGACTGAACGAGTTCAAGCTGAAGGAAGGATTCCGCCAGCTCTACGGCAACAGCCCGCACCGGCTGCTGACCGAGCTGCGCATGCGACGGGCCTGGGAACTGCTGGAATCCGGCTGCCAGGTGGCGCAGGCGGCCTATCGCGTGGGCTATCGCCATCCGGCCAATTTCAGCGCGGCCTTCACGCGCTTTCACGGCCGCGCGCCGAAGTCCGTATTCGGCAAACGGCGCTGA
- a CDS encoding LamG-like jellyroll fold domain-containing protein, producing MSSDQKESGIGQDAGDGLQQHGVNTRRRSIIKAGVGTWALPAGLTSLLAACGGDDDEDAAASGPGGGNEGGTEPPPAPKLLSSFGLVVLPDTQFYARYATAETGNQFAKLFGSEPFMAQTSWIAQSAKALNIPFVIHVGDVVDQVSKPQQWEVADAAMKRLEDAGVPYSILAGNHDVLQDIGFESDPVNGTDATRDPAAEPYLKWFGKDRAGAQATFRGRDASGFHEYHVFEAEGQQFLVLSLSWRVSDAGLAWARQVLQTHSSLPAILVNHQLLAIANDGVSPLEVDYGLMLWDKLIRGCDQIFMTVNGHHHGAAHLTKINDFGHAVEEMVVDYQMAYQGGNGLLRFYEFDLSNNRIVASSFSPWVPQKPKATVNEFDQAVLTDANNQFVIEMDFTKRFAAFNPNFKAGPGSREGSVTDAALALALNGYTDAKPPEKAAPVNDEDYAHAAGTLAHWRFVGGVAGAAVAQGAVIADKSGNNNALTRAPLNAPAGNTAQEGDLVWSADRHRLSAAPGSITFRNTAGPRLSYFLTDVAATLNNETFTSGYTVEAFIKIAGDWTAAANAWMNIMTRAGRRGNLAGWAGSLPQSPPLQFAISNLREVQWEVVPSVVTPVSARTNWSGEILVDTWLHVAVVNDPATRETTMYVEGAPVLRNAVDGAGLASLGLPWTVGAGYWDGGDPSGGFLGALGEIRVVGKPLQPAEWLTARAS from the coding sequence GTGTCTTCAGACCAGAAAGAAAGCGGGATCGGCCAGGACGCCGGGGACGGCTTGCAGCAGCACGGCGTCAACACGCGCCGGCGTTCCATCATCAAGGCGGGCGTGGGGACGTGGGCGCTGCCTGCCGGCCTGACTTCCCTGCTGGCGGCCTGCGGCGGCGACGACGATGAGGACGCCGCGGCGTCTGGCCCCGGTGGCGGCAACGAAGGCGGGACCGAACCGCCGCCCGCGCCGAAGCTCCTGTCCAGTTTCGGACTGGTGGTGCTGCCGGACACGCAGTTCTATGCGCGCTACGCCACGGCTGAAACCGGCAACCAGTTCGCCAAGCTGTTCGGCAGCGAACCGTTCATGGCGCAGACCAGCTGGATCGCGCAGTCGGCCAAGGCGCTGAACATCCCGTTCGTCATTCATGTGGGCGACGTGGTGGACCAGGTGTCCAAGCCGCAGCAATGGGAAGTGGCCGACGCCGCCATGAAGCGCCTGGAAGACGCGGGCGTGCCGTACTCGATACTGGCGGGGAACCACGACGTGCTGCAGGACATCGGCTTTGAGTCCGACCCGGTCAACGGCACGGACGCCACCCGCGACCCGGCGGCCGAACCCTACCTGAAGTGGTTCGGCAAGGACCGCGCCGGCGCGCAGGCCACCTTCCGCGGCCGCGACGCCAGCGGCTTTCACGAATACCACGTGTTCGAGGCGGAAGGGCAGCAGTTCCTGGTGCTGTCCTTGTCTTGGCGCGTGTCGGACGCCGGCCTGGCGTGGGCCCGGCAGGTCCTGCAGACGCATTCCTCCTTGCCCGCCATCCTGGTCAACCACCAGTTGCTGGCCATCGCCAACGACGGGGTGAGCCCGCTGGAAGTCGACTACGGCCTGATGCTGTGGGACAAGCTGATCCGGGGCTGCGACCAGATCTTCATGACCGTCAATGGCCACCATCACGGCGCCGCGCACCTGACGAAGATCAACGACTTCGGTCATGCGGTCGAGGAAATGGTGGTGGATTACCAGATGGCGTATCAAGGCGGCAACGGCCTGTTGCGCTTCTATGAATTCGACCTGAGCAATAACCGCATCGTCGCGTCGTCGTTTTCGCCGTGGGTGCCGCAGAAGCCCAAGGCCACGGTCAATGAATTCGACCAGGCGGTGCTGACCGACGCGAACAACCAGTTCGTGATCGAGATGGACTTCACCAAGCGCTTTGCTGCTTTCAATCCCAACTTCAAGGCGGGGCCCGGCTCGCGCGAAGGCAGCGTCACGGACGCCGCCCTGGCGTTGGCGCTGAACGGCTACACCGACGCGAAGCCGCCCGAGAAGGCCGCGCCCGTCAACGATGAAGACTACGCGCACGCCGCCGGCACGCTGGCGCACTGGCGCTTCGTGGGCGGCGTCGCGGGCGCCGCGGTCGCGCAAGGCGCGGTGATCGCCGACAAGTCCGGCAACAACAATGCGCTGACGCGCGCGCCGCTGAACGCGCCGGCGGGCAACACCGCGCAAGAAGGCGACCTGGTCTGGAGCGCCGACCGCCATCGCCTGTCGGCGGCGCCCGGCAGCATCACGTTCCGCAATACCGCCGGGCCGCGCCTGAGCTACTTCCTGACCGACGTCGCCGCGACGCTGAACAACGAAACGTTCACCAGCGGGTACACGGTGGAGGCCTTCATCAAGATCGCTGGCGACTGGACGGCAGCCGCCAACGCCTGGATGAACATCATGACGCGCGCCGGACGCCGCGGCAATCTGGCGGGATGGGCCGGCAGCCTGCCGCAATCGCCGCCCCTGCAGTTCGCCATCTCCAATCTGCGCGAAGTGCAGTGGGAAGTGGTGCCCTCGGTGGTCACGCCCGTCAGCGCGCGCACCAATTGGTCGGGCGAGATCCTGGTGGACACGTGGCTGCACGTGGCGGTGGTCAACGACCCCGCGACGCGCGAAACCACGATGTACGTGGAAGGCGCGCCGGTGCTGCGCAACGCCGTGGACGGCGCGGGCCTGGCCTCGCTGGGCCTGCCGTGGACCGTGGGCGCGGGTTACTGGGATGGCGGCGATCCCAGTGGCGGCTTCCTGGGTGCTCTGGGCGAGATTCGTGTCGTGGGCAAGCCGCTGCAACCCGCGGAATGGCTGACGGCGCGCGCGTCCTGA
- a CDS encoding Bug family tripartite tricarboxylate transporter substrate binding protein, with protein sequence MTRIRDTRRHGRGTFLRRAASCLAALAALAAGPSASADTWPAKPVTILVNGGPGSLPDLFARPLAERLHRAFGQAVVVENKPGAGGMLAMQQLKSAPADGYTLALVTNAHLVWNPYIFPALTYDPAQDLQPVSPLAVIPMALTVNDKMPARSLDQLLAQARKQPGKLNYASSGNGSPPHVLFEMLREQAGVDIMHVPFKTGTGALNSVLAGDTQMYFAGTALVEPMVKEGRLRVLAMSETVPDAAFGKAPTLAERNFSGFEGAVWLGIAARAGTPDAIVQRLNTEIGRAQQDGALKQMYASHGSLPYHLTAQAFARRVAAERDASGPVLRKLGIKPD encoded by the coding sequence GTGACACGCATACGCGACACCCGGAGACACGGGCGGGGTACCTTCTTGCGGCGCGCCGCGTCCTGCCTGGCCGCGCTTGCCGCGCTGGCGGCCGGGCCGTCGGCCAGCGCCGACACCTGGCCGGCCAAGCCCGTGACCATCCTGGTCAACGGGGGGCCCGGCAGCTTGCCCGACCTGTTCGCGCGGCCCCTGGCCGAACGCCTGCACCGGGCGTTCGGCCAGGCGGTCGTCGTCGAGAACAAGCCGGGCGCCGGCGGCATGCTGGCCATGCAGCAGCTCAAGTCCGCGCCGGCGGACGGCTATACGCTGGCGCTGGTGACGAACGCGCATCTGGTGTGGAACCCGTACATCTTTCCGGCCCTGACCTACGACCCGGCGCAGGACTTGCAGCCCGTCAGTCCGCTTGCGGTCATCCCGATGGCGCTGACGGTCAATGACAAGATGCCTGCGCGGTCGCTGGATCAACTGCTGGCGCAGGCGCGCAAGCAGCCGGGCAAGCTGAACTACGCGTCCTCCGGCAACGGCAGTCCGCCGCACGTGCTGTTCGAAATGCTGCGGGAACAGGCTGGCGTGGATATCATGCATGTGCCGTTCAAGACGGGAACCGGCGCGCTGAACTCGGTCCTGGCGGGCGATACGCAGATGTACTTCGCCGGCACCGCCTTGGTGGAACCGATGGTCAAGGAAGGCCGCCTGCGCGTGCTGGCCATGAGCGAAACGGTGCCGGACGCTGCCTTCGGCAAGGCGCCTACGCTGGCCGAGCGCAATTTCTCAGGCTTTGAAGGCGCGGTGTGGCTGGGCATCGCCGCGCGCGCGGGCACGCCCGACGCGATAGTCCAGCGGCTCAATACGGAGATAGGCCGCGCGCAGCAGGACGGCGCGCTCAAGCAGATGTATGCCAGCCACGGTTCGCTGCCGTATCACCTGACGGCGCAAGCCTTTGCCCGGCGGGTCGCGGCGGAGCGCGACGCCTCGGGCCCCGTGCTGCGCAAGCTGGGCATCAAGCCCGACTGA
- a CDS encoding M20 aminoacylase family protein gives MNLIEDIVEHSSSIREIRRDIHAHPELAFEENRTSQLVAELLESWDIPVHRGFGKTGLVGVIRSGDSPRTLGLRADMDALPMQEVNQFSHASKHAGVMHACGHDGHTAMLLGAAQHLARHRNFDGTVYLIFQPAEERGGGAREMMRDGLFQKFPMEAVFGMHNMPGIPVGCFASSPGPVLASNSEFHVTIRGKGGHAAMPHLAIDPIPAAGQMIEAFQTIISRNKKPLETAVISVTTLRAGEAVNVIPDVCELRGTVRAYTRETLDLIERRMGEIAQHVAAMFGAQCDFVFTRHYPSTINHEAETAFMRDALATVVGPEHVLTQAPIMAAEDFSFMLEEVPGSYCFIGNGEGDHREPGHGEGPCLVHNTSYDFNDALLPIGASAFVRLAEAWMPQGRKA, from the coding sequence ATGAATCTGATCGAAGACATCGTTGAACACTCCTCGTCCATCCGCGAGATCCGCCGGGACATCCATGCGCATCCGGAACTGGCGTTCGAAGAAAACCGCACCTCGCAACTGGTGGCCGAACTGCTGGAAAGCTGGGACATCCCGGTGCATCGCGGGTTCGGCAAGACCGGCCTGGTGGGGGTGATCCGCAGCGGCGATTCGCCGCGCACGCTCGGGCTGCGCGCCGACATGGACGCGCTGCCGATGCAGGAGGTGAACCAGTTCAGCCATGCCAGCAAGCACGCCGGCGTCATGCACGCCTGCGGCCATGACGGCCACACCGCCATGCTGCTGGGCGCGGCGCAGCACCTGGCCCGCCACCGGAACTTCGACGGCACCGTGTACCTGATCTTCCAGCCCGCCGAAGAGCGCGGCGGCGGCGCGCGCGAGATGATGCGCGACGGCCTGTTCCAGAAGTTTCCGATGGAGGCGGTATTCGGCATGCACAACATGCCGGGCATTCCGGTTGGATGCTTCGCCTCGTCGCCCGGGCCCGTGCTGGCGTCCAACAGCGAGTTCCATGTGACGATACGCGGCAAGGGCGGCCATGCGGCCATGCCCCACCTCGCCATCGACCCGATCCCGGCGGCGGGCCAGATGATCGAAGCGTTCCAGACCATCATCAGCCGCAACAAGAAGCCGCTGGAGACGGCGGTCATTTCGGTGACCACGCTGCGCGCGGGCGAGGCGGTCAACGTCATTCCCGATGTTTGCGAATTGCGCGGCACGGTGCGGGCCTACACGCGCGAAACGCTGGACCTGATCGAGCGGCGCATGGGAGAAATCGCGCAGCATGTGGCGGCCATGTTCGGCGCCCAGTGCGACTTTGTGTTCACCCGGCACTATCCGTCGACCATCAACCATGAGGCCGAGACCGCCTTCATGCGCGACGCCCTGGCAACGGTGGTGGGGCCGGAGCATGTGCTGACGCAGGCGCCCATCATGGCGGCCGAGGATTTTTCGTTCATGCTGGAAGAGGTTCCCGGCAGCTATTGCTTCATCGGCAACGGGGAAGGCGACCATCGGGAACCCGGCCACGGCGAGGGCCCGTGCCTCGTCCACAACACCAGCTACGACTTCAACGACGCCTTGCTGCCCATCGGCGCCAGCGCATTCGTGAGGCTGGCGGAGGCATGGATGCCGCAAGGCCGGAAGGCGTGA
- a CDS encoding VOC family protein — translation MIDVYRNKGLSSAVSYLDPKAAFRWLETAFGFEPLFVILDDDGNLVHSEMAHGDSVVMIGGEWSDDHKSPRSVGGKNTQSIHVQLAQGDDVDAHCAHARAAGAEILQEPDTQFYGDRIYRAKDPEGHVWTFGVTVQKLTPEQWDKASGLTTRARLD, via the coding sequence ATGATCGACGTTTACCGCAACAAAGGTCTTTCAAGCGCTGTGTCCTATCTGGACCCGAAGGCCGCCTTCCGCTGGCTCGAGACCGCATTCGGCTTCGAGCCGCTCTTCGTCATTCTTGACGACGATGGCAATCTGGTTCATTCCGAAATGGCGCACGGCGATTCCGTTGTCATGATAGGCGGCGAGTGGAGCGACGATCACAAGAGTCCGCGCTCCGTCGGCGGCAAGAATACCCAGTCCATCCATGTGCAGCTCGCGCAAGGAGACGACGTCGACGCGCACTGCGCGCATGCGCGGGCGGCGGGCGCCGAGATCCTGCAGGAGCCGGATACGCAGTTCTACGGCGATCGGATCTATCGCGCGAAGGATCCGGAGGGCCATGTCTGGACTTTCGGCGTCACCGTCCAGAAGCTGACGCCTGAGCAATGGGACAAGGCGAGCGGGCTTACCACCCGGGCGCGGCTGGATTGA
- a CDS encoding MFS transporter: MTHGIHGSQRWWALLVLCLGVLMIVLDTTIVNVALPSIREDLDFTETSLVWVVNAYMLTFGGFLLLGGRLGDLLGHRRMFLAGLTLFTVASLACGLAQGQALLIAARAAQGLGGAVVSAVALSLIMNLFTEAGERARAMGVYGFVCAGGGSIGVLLGGLLTSALSWHWIFLVNLPIGVLVYALCLRLLPKAPPAAAGARLDVAGALSVTASLMLAVYAVVNGNEAGWTSPQSLGLLGAAVALMALFLAIEARVASPLMPLSLFRLRNVATANLVGVLWAAAMFAWFFVSALYMQRVLGYSPMEVGLAFLPANLIMAAFSLGLSARIVMRFGIRAPLAAGLFMAALGLALFARAPVDGGFAADVLPGMLLLGVGAGVAFNPMLLAAMSDVEPSQSGLASGVVNTAFMMGGALGLAVLASLAAARSATLARAGADPVAALNGGYQVTFLAGALIAAAAAALSAALLKSRNRELHARADTPP, translated from the coding sequence ATGACACACGGCATCCATGGAAGCCAGCGCTGGTGGGCGCTGCTGGTGCTCTGCCTGGGCGTCCTGATGATCGTGCTGGACACCACCATCGTCAACGTCGCCCTGCCCTCGATCCGCGAAGACCTGGATTTCACCGAGACCTCGCTGGTCTGGGTCGTCAATGCCTACATGCTGACTTTCGGCGGCTTCCTGCTGCTGGGAGGACGGCTGGGCGATCTGCTGGGACACCGCAGGATGTTCCTGGCGGGACTGACGCTATTCACCGTCGCCTCGCTGGCCTGCGGCTTGGCCCAGGGCCAGGCGCTGCTCATTGCCGCGCGCGCGGCGCAGGGCCTGGGAGGCGCGGTCGTGTCGGCGGTGGCGCTATCGCTCATCATGAATCTCTTCACCGAAGCCGGCGAACGGGCGCGAGCCATGGGCGTGTACGGGTTCGTCTGCGCGGGCGGCGGCAGCATCGGCGTGCTGCTGGGCGGCCTGTTGACCAGCGCGCTGTCCTGGCACTGGATTTTCCTGGTCAACCTGCCGATCGGCGTACTGGTGTATGCGCTATGCCTGCGCCTCCTGCCCAAGGCGCCCCCGGCCGCGGCCGGCGCCAGGCTGGATGTAGCCGGCGCCCTCTCCGTCACGGCCTCGCTGATGCTGGCCGTGTACGCGGTGGTCAACGGCAACGAAGCGGGGTGGACCTCTCCCCAGTCGCTGGGCCTGCTGGGCGCGGCCGTCGCACTGATGGCGCTGTTCCTGGCCATCGAAGCGCGCGTCGCGTCGCCGCTGATGCCGCTGTCGCTGTTCCGCCTGCGCAATGTCGCCACCGCCAACCTGGTCGGCGTGCTGTGGGCTGCCGCGATGTTCGCCTGGTTCTTCGTGTCGGCCTTGTACATGCAGCGCGTGCTGGGCTACAGCCCCATGGAGGTCGGCCTGGCCTTCCTGCCCGCCAACCTGATCATGGCGGCCTTCTCATTGGGTCTGTCGGCCAGAATCGTCATGCGCTTCGGCATACGCGCGCCCCTGGCTGCGGGCCTGTTCATGGCGGCGCTGGGGCTGGCGCTGTTCGCCCGCGCACCGGTGGACGGCGGCTTTGCCGCGGACGTGCTGCCGGGCATGCTGCTGCTGGGCGTGGGCGCCGGCGTGGCCTTCAACCCCATGCTGCTGGCGGCGATGAGCGACGTGGAACCGAGCCAGTCCGGACTGGCCTCGGGCGTGGTGAATACCGCTTTCATGATGGGCGGCGCGCTGGGGCTGGCGGTGCTGGCCAGCCTGGCGGCGGCCCGCAGCGCCACGCTTGCGCGGGCCGGCGCCGACCCCGTCGCGGCGCTCAATGGCGGATATCAGGTGACTTTCCTGGCCGGCGCGCTTATCGCCGCCGCGGCAGCGGCGCTCAGCGCGGCGCTGCTCAAGTCGCGCAATCGCGAACTGCACGCCCGCGCGGATACGCCGCCCTGA
- a CDS encoding VOC family protein codes for MPQLSAYLSFDGNCADAMRFYERVLGGRLEALVRYADAPADAAMPVLSSEDAGRIMYARLALDEQTLMGSDATAGHPYPGKQGVALALVYPTVSDAQRVFEHLADGGSVTMPLQKTFWAEAYGALIDRYGTRWMVSGGRLSH; via the coding sequence ATGCCCCAGTTATCCGCTTACCTGAGTTTCGACGGCAATTGCGCCGACGCCATGCGCTTCTATGAACGCGTGCTGGGCGGCCGGCTCGAGGCGCTGGTCCGCTACGCCGACGCGCCCGCCGACGCCGCCATGCCGGTGCTTTCTTCCGAGGACGCCGGACGCATCATGTACGCCCGGCTGGCGCTGGACGAGCAGACGCTGATGGGCAGCGACGCCACGGCCGGCCATCCCTATCCCGGCAAGCAGGGCGTGGCGCTGGCGCTTGTCTATCCCACGGTTTCCGACGCCCAGCGCGTGTTCGAGCATCTGGCCGACGGCGGCAGCGTGACCATGCCGCTGCAAAAGACATTCTGGGCCGAGGCCTACGGCGCGCTGATCGACCGCTACGGCACCCGCTGGATGGTGAGCGGCGGGCGCCTCAGCCACTAG
- a CDS encoding GFA family protein encodes MQQGSCHCGQIAFEVDGDVSQVLECNCSHCSRKGYLLWFVPRAQLRITSSTQSLSTYKFNKHVISHHFCANCGCAPFGFGVGAKGEETAAVNVRCVENLDLNALTRIPYDGRNA; translated from the coding sequence ATGCAACAAGGAAGCTGCCATTGCGGACAGATCGCGTTCGAAGTCGACGGCGATGTGTCCCAGGTATTGGAATGCAATTGCTCGCACTGCAGCCGCAAGGGTTACCTGCTTTGGTTCGTGCCGCGCGCGCAGCTGCGCATCACGTCATCCACGCAGAGCCTGTCCACCTACAAATTCAACAAGCACGTGATCTCGCATCATTTCTGCGCCAACTGCGGCTGCGCGCCGTTTGGCTTCGGCGTGGGGGCCAAGGGCGAGGAAACCGCGGCGGTGAATGTGCGCTGCGTTGAAAATCTGGACCTGAACGCGCTGACGCGCATTCCGTACGACGGCCGCAACGCCTGA
- a CDS encoding carboxymuconolactone decarboxylase family protein produces the protein MSTVKLLSDDEIRKNPEAWAVFEDIRATRKSDFVNNFWRALANDPPQMRRVWDQLKQVMLAEGELPPLVREMIYIAVSTANGCTYCVHSHTAAARARGMTDGQHAELLGVIGMAAQTNALVTAMQVPVDDAFHVK, from the coding sequence ATGAGTACGGTAAAGCTGCTGTCCGACGACGAGATCCGCAAGAATCCCGAGGCGTGGGCGGTGTTCGAGGACATCCGGGCCACGCGCAAGTCGGACTTCGTCAACAACTTCTGGCGCGCGCTGGCCAACGATCCGCCGCAGATGCGGCGCGTCTGGGACCAGCTCAAGCAGGTCATGCTGGCCGAGGGCGAGCTGCCACCGCTGGTGCGCGAGATGATCTATATCGCCGTGTCCACGGCCAATGGCTGCACCTACTGCGTGCACTCCCATACCGCCGCGGCCAGGGCCCGCGGCATGACCGACGGCCAGCACGCCGAACTGCTGGGGGTGATCGGCATGGCGGCGCAGACCAATGCCCTGGTGACGGCAATGCAGGTGCCGGTGGACGATGCCTTCCACGTGAAATAG